A single window of Rubripirellula lacrimiformis DNA harbors:
- a CDS encoding DUF1593 domain-containing protein: protein MPKAVTTFAVLFAFFAIAKTSDAAPPKPRMVVLTDVSTWETDDSESLVRLMVHADMLEIEGLVFSTGWSLDKTRDDFIGLIHDAVNAYEKDLPNLQKRSSQTQHQKDETRQEIGYWPSPKYLRDRTMLGSKKRGAEHVGEGNDSPGSKLIIELADEDDDRPVWITVWGGGNTLAQAVWRVQQDRSEEEFKKFLNKLRVYTITDQDREQRTPYSDSSHQWLRKEFADDLFFIWDECAWKLQNGTGKKNWPEYAKHIQNHGNLGKVYPKYKYGVEGDTPAFLHLMPVGLNDPNVPNQGGWGGYSTWGKGEDGTTFCYTNHDGDAKATCTSLHRHFYPATFNNFAARMDWANDGTGNRNPNVTIDDSEGIEILTRNPKQGSTVTLDASGSSDPDDDKLTFHWWVLSAAGTLPGDVKITNGDKSVASIEVPHGSAGKTFHVICEVTDDGDHHLSSYRRIIFEPTE from the coding sequence ATGCCGAAAGCCGTTACAACTTTCGCCGTCCTGTTTGCGTTTTTCGCTATAGCCAAGACGTCAGATGCGGCACCGCCTAAACCTCGAATGGTCGTGTTGACCGATGTTTCCACCTGGGAAACCGATGACAGCGAATCCCTGGTTCGGTTGATGGTTCATGCGGACATGCTGGAAATCGAAGGTCTGGTCTTCAGCACGGGTTGGAGCCTGGACAAGACTCGCGATGACTTCATCGGACTGATCCATGACGCGGTCAACGCGTACGAAAAGGACCTGCCGAATCTCCAAAAACGGTCCAGCCAAACCCAGCACCAGAAAGACGAAACGCGGCAAGAAATCGGTTACTGGCCTAGTCCAAAGTATCTTCGTGACCGCACGATGTTAGGCAGTAAAAAACGCGGCGCAGAACATGTCGGCGAAGGAAACGATTCCCCCGGCAGCAAACTGATCATCGAATTGGCTGACGAAGATGACGACCGCCCGGTTTGGATCACCGTTTGGGGTGGCGGCAATACGCTTGCCCAAGCCGTTTGGCGCGTCCAGCAAGACCGCAGTGAAGAGGAGTTCAAAAAGTTTCTAAACAAGCTTCGCGTGTATACGATCACGGACCAGGATCGCGAACAACGCACCCCGTATTCCGACAGTTCGCATCAGTGGTTACGAAAGGAATTCGCCGACGACCTGTTTTTCATCTGGGACGAATGCGCCTGGAAACTCCAAAACGGAACTGGAAAAAAGAACTGGCCTGAATACGCCAAGCACATCCAAAACCACGGGAACCTGGGAAAGGTGTACCCGAAATACAAATACGGAGTCGAAGGCGATACGCCTGCGTTTCTGCATCTGATGCCCGTTGGGCTGAACGATCCCAACGTTCCCAATCAAGGCGGTTGGGGTGGATATTCCACCTGGGGCAAAGGTGAAGACGGCACGACGTTTTGCTATACGAACCACGATGGCGACGCCAAAGCAACGTGCACATCACTGCACCGACACTTCTATCCGGCCACGTTCAATAACTTTGCCGCTCGCATGGACTGGGCCAATGATGGAACCGGAAACCGAAATCCAAACGTCACGATCGACGACAGCGAAGGCATCGAAATCCTGACCCGGAATCCAAAGCAAGGATCGACCGTCACCCTGGACGCATCCGGTTCCTCCGATCCCGATGACGACAAGCTCACGTTCCATTGGTGGGTGTTGTCCGCCGCTGGCACCTTGCCCGGCGACGTCAAAATCACAAACGGCGACAAGAGCGTTGCCTCCATCGAAGTCCCCCATGGTTCGGCAGGAAAGACGTTCCATGTGATCTGTGAAGTGACGGACGACGGAGATCACCATCTATCCAGCTATCGCCGAATCATTTTCGAACCGACCGAGTGA
- a CDS encoding DUF1593 domain-containing protein — MKSCSTFWLFVVIILGLGQFSYAEESKHRVFVLTDIENEPDDAQSMVRFLTYANQFDIEGLVATTSIHQQKRTAPDRIRKIVKAYGDVQANLLLHEPGYPTADKLLSVIRQGRPDYGMNAVGEGQDSTGSEWLIAAVDRDDARPLWVTVWGGPNVLAQALWKVQSTRTPEQLAKFVAKLRVYTISDQDNSGPWIRKTFPNLFYIASPGIHAGGAYHYATWSGISGDQFHARFTGADFSIVDKDWLDQHIRQNHGPLGAQHPHTEYLMEGDTPSFLGLVQNGLNDLEHPDWGSWGGRYELYQPRMQKWFQEPETRPLWTNTVDEVKGFDGNWHTSNHATIWRWRSAYQNDFAARIDWTTQPYAQANHPPIVKLDHPSTITAKRDDVVKLGAAGSTDPDGDELSFQWFYYPEVGTFTTSTARSGQPLAIDNFDQPQASFTVPDRLVMEPKTGTMHIILAVTDQGTPALTRYSRVIVDVTD; from the coding sequence ATGAAATCTTGTTCGACCTTTTGGCTGTTTGTCGTCATCATTCTGGGCTTGGGCCAATTCTCGTATGCCGAGGAGTCCAAACATCGCGTGTTTGTTCTGACGGATATCGAGAATGAACCCGACGACGCTCAATCGATGGTGCGTTTTCTGACGTACGCCAATCAATTTGACATCGAAGGTTTGGTCGCCACCACGTCCATCCATCAACAGAAACGCACGGCACCGGATCGCATCCGAAAAATCGTCAAGGCTTATGGCGATGTGCAAGCGAACCTGTTGTTGCATGAACCGGGCTACCCGACGGCCGACAAACTGTTATCGGTGATACGCCAGGGGCGACCTGACTATGGCATGAACGCGGTGGGGGAAGGCCAGGATTCCACGGGGTCGGAATGGCTGATCGCAGCGGTCGATCGCGACGACGCGCGGCCGCTATGGGTGACAGTATGGGGCGGACCGAACGTCTTGGCCCAGGCGCTGTGGAAAGTTCAATCCACACGAACACCGGAACAGCTTGCCAAGTTCGTTGCCAAACTGCGTGTCTACACGATCTCGGATCAGGACAATAGCGGACCGTGGATCCGCAAAACCTTTCCGAACCTGTTCTACATCGCCAGTCCCGGCATTCACGCCGGCGGTGCGTATCACTATGCCACGTGGAGCGGCATTAGCGGCGATCAATTTCACGCTCGTTTCACCGGAGCCGACTTCAGCATCGTTGACAAAGATTGGCTGGACCAGCACATCCGCCAAAACCACGGCCCGTTGGGCGCACAACATCCCCACACCGAATACTTGATGGAAGGCGATACCCCTAGCTTTCTGGGCCTGGTCCAAAATGGACTCAACGACCTAGAACATCCCGATTGGGGCAGTTGGGGCGGTCGTTATGAACTGTACCAACCGCGAATGCAAAAGTGGTTCCAGGAACCCGAAACGAGGCCGCTATGGACCAACACTGTCGACGAAGTGAAAGGCTTTGACGGTAACTGGCACACCAGCAACCATGCAACGATTTGGCGTTGGCGAAGTGCCTATCAGAATGACTTCGCCGCCCGCATCGACTGGACCACACAGCCGTACGCCCAGGCCAATCACCCGCCCATCGTCAAGCTGGATCACCCGTCGACCATCACCGCCAAACGCGACGACGTCGTCAAACTTGGCGCCGCTGGCAGCACGGACCCGGACGGGGATGAACTTTCGTTCCAGTGGTTCTATTACCCCGAAGTCGGCACGTTCACGACTTCAACGGCGCGCTCGGGTCAGCCATTGGCGATCGACAACTTTGATCAGCCCCAGGCTTCGTTCACCGTCCCCGATCGCTTGGTCATGGAACCCAAAACGGGAACGATGCACATCATCTTGGCGGTGACCGACCAAGGGACCCCAGCGTTGACGCGGTATAGCCGCGTGATCGTTGATGTTACTGATTAG
- a CDS encoding ribokinase: protein MNEFKRSSRICVIGSANVDLTFRTPRLPLPGETLAGRSLHQGMGGKGANQAVAAARLGAQVTFVARVGNDVFGDQAIHGYQADGIDTSFVQKDANLPTGTAAILVDDHAENCIIVVAGANDGLTATDIQAAASFIEQADLVLCQMETPIEASLAAMRIARAAGVTTVLTPAPVGCVTDELLELCDVCVPNMTEIAVLADCPQTTTKPADTERVGPSPEIQAPEIQAPEIPSREVQTLEGFDDAIGAAQRLRGRGVQQVVLTMGSRGALVLDDTGPTHLPAISVAAVDTTGAGDAFTAALAVSLADGLELRDAAGIARIVAAISVTRIGTQTSFPTSDELTPWISK, encoded by the coding sequence ATGAATGAATTCAAGAGATCCAGTCGTATCTGTGTCATTGGTTCGGCCAACGTTGATCTGACGTTCCGCACACCGCGACTACCGCTGCCTGGGGAAACATTGGCCGGCCGTTCGCTGCATCAGGGAATGGGTGGCAAAGGTGCCAATCAAGCTGTCGCAGCAGCCCGACTGGGCGCGCAAGTCACCTTCGTCGCACGCGTCGGAAACGATGTCTTCGGCGATCAGGCGATCCACGGCTACCAAGCCGATGGCATCGACACATCTTTCGTTCAAAAGGATGCCAATCTGCCCACCGGCACCGCCGCGATCCTTGTCGATGATCACGCAGAGAACTGCATCATCGTGGTCGCCGGTGCCAACGACGGCTTAACTGCCACCGACATCCAGGCGGCAGCGTCATTCATTGAACAAGCCGACTTGGTTCTGTGCCAGATGGAAACCCCGATCGAAGCATCCCTAGCAGCGATGCGAATCGCGCGTGCCGCGGGCGTGACGACCGTCCTAACGCCCGCACCGGTGGGATGCGTCACCGACGAACTTCTGGAACTCTGCGATGTTTGTGTTCCGAACATGACGGAGATCGCAGTGCTTGCCGATTGTCCACAGACGACCACAAAACCGGCTGACACCGAACGGGTCGGCCCTTCACCCGAGATTCAGGCACCCGAGATTCAGGCACCCGAGATACCGTCACGCGAGGTTCAGACACTCGAAGGTTTCGACGATGCGATCGGTGCTGCACAGCGTCTGCGAGGGCGAGGCGTCCAGCAGGTCGTCCTGACGATGGGCAGTCGAGGCGCATTGGTGCTGGACGACACTGGTCCTACACACCTTCCCGCAATCAGCGTAGCCGCGGTCGACACCACGGGCGCCGGAGACGCCTTCACCGCAGCCTTAGCCGTGTCGTTGGCAGATGGCCTGGAATTACGAGACGCGGCCGGCATCGCCCGCATCGTCGCCGCCATTTCCGTCACTCGAATCGGCACACAAACGTCATTTCCCACTTCCGATGAACTCACCCCATGGATCAGCAAATGA